One window of the Zea mays cultivar B73 chromosome 3, Zm-B73-REFERENCE-NAM-5.0, whole genome shotgun sequence genome contains the following:
- the LOC103652540 gene encoding zinc finger protein AZF1, translated as MALSKPPATDDDQAEREYLASCLMPLSRGLCDGGATDAKRAGAAPTASNKADGQHHPHGYECSMCSKVYASYQALGGHKTSHQKPPAAAAPRDEASSSGTAHEKEEKLHQCSLCLRTFLSGQALGGHKRLHCEAKDKGKDAARTNKASVAATAVLRDFDLNLSAEAESATPEAKRARTMLLVADDPALFPTAARC; from the exons ATGGCGCTCAGCAAGCCACCGGCGACCGACGACGACCAGGCCGAGCGGGAGTACCTCGCGTCCTGCCTCATGCCGCTATCGCGCGGCCTCTGCGACGGTGGCGCGACCGACGCCAAGAGGGCGGGCGCGGCGCCTACGGCATCGAATAAGGCCGACGGCCAGCACCACCCGCACGGGTACGAGTGCTCCATGTGCAGCAAGGTTTACGCGTCCTACCAGGCGCTGGGCGGGCACAAGACGAGCCACCAGAAGCCGCCAGCCGCGGCAGCGCCAAGAGACGAGGCGTCGTCCAGCGGCACCGCGCACGAGAAGGAGGAGAAGCTGCACCAGTGCTCGCTCTGCCTCCGCACGTTCCTGTCGGGGCAG GCGCTGGGCGGGCACAAGCGGCTGCACTGCGAGGCCAAGGACAAGGGCAAGGACGCCGCCAGGACCAACAAGGCCAGCGTGGCGGCGACGGCCGTGCTGCGGGACTTCGACCTCAACCTGTCGGCTGAGGCCGAGAGTGCGACGCCGGAGGCCAAGCGGGCACGGACGATGCTGCTGGTGGCTGATGATCCAGCGCTCTTTCCAACGGCGGCGAGGTGTTAG